One part of the Mycolicibacterium aromaticivorans JS19b1 = JCM 16368 genome encodes these proteins:
- the sepIVA gene encoding cell division protein SepIVA: MYRVFEALDELSAIVEEARGVPMTAGCVVPRGDVLELLDDIKDAIPGELDDAQDVLDARDSLLREAKEHSDSMVANSTAEADSLLSHARAEADRLLADAKSQADRMVAEARQHSERMVAEARDEASRLAATAKREYEAATSRAKAEADRLVESGNISYEKAVQEGIKEQQRLVSQTEVVQSANAESTRLIDTAHAEADRLRGECDIYVDNKLAQFEDYLNGTLRSVSRGRHQLRTAAGTHDYAQR; encoded by the coding sequence GTGTACCGAGTTTTTGAAGCGCTCGATGAATTGAGCGCGATTGTCGAAGAGGCCCGCGGCGTTCCGATGACGGCTGGTTGCGTGGTGCCGCGCGGTGACGTGCTGGAGCTCCTCGATGACATCAAGGACGCCATCCCGGGTGAACTCGACGACGCCCAGGATGTGCTGGACGCCCGCGATTCATTGCTGCGGGAGGCCAAAGAGCACTCCGACTCGATGGTGGCGAACTCGACCGCCGAGGCCGACTCCCTGCTGAGCCATGCCCGCGCCGAGGCCGACCGGCTGCTCGCCGACGCCAAGTCGCAGGCCGACCGGATGGTCGCCGAGGCGCGTCAGCACAGCGAACGCATGGTCGCCGAGGCCCGCGACGAGGCGAGCCGTCTGGCCGCGACCGCCAAGCGTGAGTACGAAGCGGCCACCAGCAGGGCCAAGGCCGAGGCCGACCGGCTGGTGGAGAGCGGCAACATCTCCTACGAGAAGGCCGTGCAGGAAGGCATCAAGGAGCAGCAGCGGCTGGTCTCGCAGACCGAGGTCGTCCAGTCGGCCAACGCCGAGTCGACCCGGCTGATCGACACCGCCCACGCCGAAGCCGACCGGCTGCGTGGCGAGTGCGACATCTACGTCGACAACAAGCTCGCCCAGTTCGAGGACTACCTCAACGGCACGCTGCGTTCGGTGAGCCGCGGCCGTC